From one Gemmatimonadaceae bacterium genomic stretch:
- a CDS encoding substrate-binding domain-containing protein has translation MTRREENLSLVVPLVVLLGVAAATHDGRAFAAVTPSAQPAAPSAIRICADPNNLPFSNASRAGFENKIADVIGAELHRPVAYTWWAQRRGFVRNTLNAGECDLVVGTVSGMEMLATTRPYYKSTYVFVSRHDRHLDVKSFDDTKLRRLKIGVQLIGDDFSNTPPAHALSNRGIVRNVVGFPVYGDYRQANPAARIMDAVIGRKVDVAVVWGPLAGYFAKQSPVALDVVPVSPQVDLPYLPFVFDIAMGTRRADSTFRHTLDDIIERRHATIDSILGAYGVPRADRGRRTYGN, from the coding sequence GTGACGCGGCGCGAAGAGAATCTCTCTCTCGTCGTGCCGCTCGTCGTCCTGCTCGGCGTCGCGGCAGCGACCCACGACGGCCGCGCATTCGCCGCAGTCACGCCCAGCGCCCAGCCCGCAGCGCCCAGCGCAATACGCATCTGCGCGGACCCCAACAACCTCCCCTTTTCGAACGCCAGTCGCGCCGGCTTCGAAAACAAAATCGCCGATGTGATTGGTGCCGAGTTGCATCGGCCGGTCGCGTATACGTGGTGGGCGCAGCGTCGCGGGTTCGTTCGCAACACGCTCAACGCCGGCGAATGCGACCTCGTCGTCGGCACCGTCTCCGGCATGGAGATGCTGGCCACGACGCGCCCGTACTACAAGTCGACGTACGTGTTCGTGTCGCGGCACGATCGGCATCTTGACGTCAAGTCATTTGACGATACTAAGCTTCGGCGCTTGAAGATCGGCGTGCAGCTCATCGGCGACGATTTCTCGAACACGCCGCCGGCCCACGCGCTCTCCAATCGCGGCATCGTGCGCAACGTCGTCGGCTTTCCGGTCTACGGCGATTACCGGCAGGCGAATCCCGCGGCGCGCATCATGGACGCCGTGATCGGCCGCAAGGTCGACGTTGCGGTCGTCTGGGGGCCGCTCGCCGGCTACTTCGCGAAGCAGTCGCCCGTCGCGCTCGACGTCGTGCCGGTGAGCCCACAGGTGGATCTGCCGTATCTGCCCTTCGTGTTCGACATCGCCATGGGCACGCGGCGCGCGGATTCAACGTTTCGTCATACGCTCGACGACATCATCGAGCGCAGGCACGCGACGATCGACAGCATCCTCGGCGCGTATGGAGTGCCGCGCGCCGATCGTGGCCGGAGGACGTATGGCAATTAG
- a CDS encoding c-type cytochrome: MAIRGWTLAGACTLALLAAACEREERHLNEPPPKPPTQFVAQVPLQPGPTFINDTSEGPYDDNAYSASEGQVLFEQMNCSGCHSNGGGGMGPALMDDEWSYGSLPQQIFATIAEGRPNGMPSWKHRLNNQQIWQLVSYVRSLSGLTPKGARPNREDHMMVKPSPSQTPQTPQSKAKNSGLPLSSMK; this comes from the coding sequence ATGGCAATTAGAGGATGGACCCTGGCGGGAGCGTGCACGCTCGCCCTCCTCGCCGCCGCATGCGAGCGCGAGGAGCGGCATCTCAACGAGCCGCCGCCCAAGCCGCCGACACAGTTCGTTGCGCAGGTTCCGCTGCAGCCTGGCCCGACGTTCATCAATGACACGTCGGAAGGGCCGTACGATGACAACGCGTACAGCGCGAGCGAAGGCCAGGTGTTGTTCGAGCAGATGAATTGCAGCGGGTGTCACTCGAATGGCGGCGGCGGCATGGGACCGGCCCTCATGGACGACGAGTGGAGTTACGGCAGCCTCCCGCAGCAGATCTTCGCGACGATCGCTGAAGGCCGGCCGAACGGCATGCCGTCGTGGAAGCATCGCTTGAACAACCAGCAGATCTGGCAGCTCGTGTCCTACGTGCGCTCGTTGAGCGGGCTCACGCCGAAGGGGGCGCGGCCGAATCGCGAGGATCACATGATGGTAAAGCCGTCGCCCTCGCAGACGCCGCAAACGCCGCAGTCCAAGGCGAAGAATTCGGGACTTCCGCTTTCCTCGATGAAGTAG
- the coxB gene encoding cytochrome c oxidase subunit II translates to MHSLFDPQSPQARAVAHLWWWMLGVGGTVWLGVVLFAIYAAMHPRGNRASDGLEHVSPETHHRVERVVAGAGFATVLILLAFLIFDFSVGHALAVHPQRGLTIDVVGHQWWWEAQYEDPDPSKMISTANEIHVPTGQMIQFKLRAADVIHSFWAPNLNGKRDLIPGYTSTLWFKADTAGVYRGQCAEFCGLQHAKMAFYIIAEPPVKFAAWMAAASRPQDQPTDSTLLYGQRIFMSSGCAVCHSIAGTEARSTVGPGLTHLKSRNTIAAGTLANTRENLVKWVSNPQNVKPGARMPAYQFTEPQLTALISYLETLK, encoded by the coding sequence ATGCACTCGCTCTTCGATCCGCAATCGCCGCAAGCGCGCGCCGTCGCCCACCTCTGGTGGTGGATGCTCGGCGTCGGCGGCACCGTCTGGCTCGGTGTCGTGCTCTTCGCGATCTACGCCGCCATGCACCCGCGCGGGAACCGCGCGTCGGACGGTCTCGAGCACGTGTCGCCGGAGACGCATCATCGCGTCGAGCGTGTCGTCGCGGGCGCGGGCTTCGCCACCGTGCTGATTCTCCTTGCCTTCCTGATATTCGACTTCTCGGTCGGTCACGCGCTCGCGGTGCATCCGCAGCGCGGGTTGACGATCGACGTCGTCGGACATCAGTGGTGGTGGGAGGCGCAGTACGAGGATCCCGATCCGAGCAAGATGATCTCGACGGCGAACGAGATTCACGTCCCGACCGGCCAGATGATTCAGTTCAAGCTGCGCGCGGCCGATGTGATTCACAGCTTCTGGGCGCCGAACCTGAACGGCAAGCGCGATCTCATTCCCGGTTACACGAGCACCCTGTGGTTCAAGGCCGACACCGCCGGCGTCTACCGCGGACAGTGCGCGGAGTTCTGCGGTTTGCAGCACGCGAAGATGGCGTTCTACATCATCGCCGAGCCGCCGGTGAAGTTCGCGGCGTGGATGGCCGCGGCATCGAGGCCGCAGGACCAACCGACCGACTCGACGTTGCTCTATGGCCAGCGGATTTTCATGTCGAGCGGATGCGCCGTCTGCCACAGCATCGCCGGCACCGAGGCGCGATCGACCGTTGGTCCCGGGCTCACGCACCTCAAGAGCCGCAACACGATCGCCGCGGGAACCCTCGCCAACACGCGTGAGAATCTCGTGAAGTGGGTGTCGAACCCGCAGAACGTGAAGCCGGGCGCGCGCATGCCGGCGTACCAGTTCACTGAACCGCAGTTGACGGCGTTGATCTCATACCTGGAAACATTGAAATGA
- the ctaD gene encoding cytochrome c oxidase subunit I, whose protein sequence is MSADAGLPVELLLSEEAIAREAAALDQTWRDKPGVWGWLTAVDHKTIGKRYIITAFLMFLAGGIEAALMRTQLARPENTLLSADKYNQLFTTHGTTMMFLFAVPIMTAMGLYLVPLMVGARSIAFPRINAFGYWTYVVGVVFLYVSLFANTGPDAGWFAYPPLSTVYSPGHRMDVWAQVVTFTEIAALVAAVNIIVTVFKLRSPGMSLNRIPLFVWAQLVVAFMIIFAMPAVATGSTLMLAEDRAINTHWFNYAEGGDVLLWQHIFWFFGHPEVYIIFLPGLGFITPIIETFARRKVFGYTALVMANVTTAFFAFGLWVHHMFATPIPELGQSLFTAASMLIAIPTGVQIFCWIATLWMGRPTFRVPLLFVMGFFFTFINGGITGVMLASVGFDKQAHDTFFVVAHLHYVLLGGGIMPLFGAFYFWFPKIVGRKLSETLGKWHFWLFLIGVNVTFFPMHILGLEGMPRRVYTYMANTGWGPLNLVATIGGYVIAISVVVFLVNVIKSWVAGELAGPNPWNSSGLEWATSSPPPPYNFTYIPVTTSRHPLWDTSVELPVMTGLRSDRREVLTTTTFDARPDHRHEHPEGSIWPMYLAGTMGVVFIGSIFSPYYVLGGLGLALIGLFMWAWNSIGEHKGPDRVLAPDALAERA, encoded by the coding sequence ATGAGCGCCGACGCTGGACTTCCCGTCGAGCTGCTGTTGTCCGAGGAGGCCATCGCCCGCGAGGCCGCCGCGCTCGACCAAACCTGGCGCGACAAGCCGGGCGTCTGGGGCTGGCTCACGGCGGTCGATCACAAGACGATCGGCAAGCGCTACATCATCACCGCGTTCCTGATGTTCCTGGCCGGCGGCATCGAGGCGGCGCTGATGCGCACGCAACTCGCGCGGCCGGAAAACACGCTGCTCAGCGCCGACAAGTACAATCAGCTCTTCACGACGCACGGCACGACGATGATGTTCCTCTTCGCCGTGCCGATCATGACGGCGATGGGCCTTTATCTCGTGCCACTGATGGTTGGCGCGCGGAGCATCGCGTTCCCGCGCATCAACGCGTTCGGCTACTGGACGTACGTGGTCGGCGTCGTGTTCCTGTACGTGTCGCTGTTCGCGAACACCGGACCGGATGCGGGGTGGTTCGCGTATCCGCCGCTCTCGACGGTGTACTCGCCCGGGCATCGCATGGACGTGTGGGCGCAGGTGGTGACGTTCACCGAGATTGCGGCACTCGTCGCGGCCGTGAACATCATCGTCACCGTGTTCAAGCTGCGATCGCCCGGCATGTCGCTCAATCGCATTCCCTTGTTCGTGTGGGCGCAGCTCGTCGTCGCGTTCATGATCATCTTCGCCATGCCGGCCGTCGCGACGGGCAGCACGTTGATGCTGGCCGAGGATCGCGCGATCAACACGCATTGGTTCAACTATGCGGAGGGGGGCGACGTGCTGCTGTGGCAGCACATTTTCTGGTTCTTCGGCCACCCTGAGGTCTACATCATCTTCCTGCCGGGCCTGGGCTTCATCACGCCGATCATCGAGACCTTCGCGCGGCGAAAGGTGTTCGGATACACGGCGCTCGTGATGGCGAACGTCACCACCGCGTTCTTCGCGTTCGGGTTGTGGGTCCACCACATGTTCGCGACGCCGATCCCCGAGCTCGGACAGAGTTTGTTCACGGCGGCCAGCATGTTGATCGCCATTCCCACGGGCGTGCAGATCTTCTGCTGGATCGCCACGCTGTGGATGGGCCGCCCCACGTTCCGCGTGCCGCTGCTGTTCGTGATGGGATTCTTCTTCACGTTCATCAACGGCGGCATCACCGGTGTGATGCTCGCATCGGTGGGATTCGACAAGCAGGCGCACGACACGTTCTTCGTCGTCGCCCACTTGCATTACGTGCTGCTCGGCGGCGGCATCATGCCGCTCTTCGGTGCGTTCTACTTCTGGTTCCCGAAGATCGTCGGGCGCAAGCTCAGCGAGACGCTGGGCAAATGGCACTTCTGGCTGTTTCTCATCGGCGTGAACGTGACCTTCTTCCCGATGCACATTTTGGGATTGGAGGGCATGCCGCGTCGCGTGTACACCTATATGGCGAACACGGGGTGGGGTCCGCTCAATCTCGTGGCGACGATCGGCGGGTATGTCATCGCGATATCGGTCGTGGTGTTCCTCGTGAACGTCATCAAGAGTTGGGTCGCCGGCGAGCTTGCGGGCCCGAATCCGTGGAATTCGTCCGGTCTCGAGTGGGCGACGTCGTCGCCGCCGCCGCCATATAACTTTACTTATATACCCGTCACGACGAGCCGCCATCCGCTCTGGGATACGAGCGTCGAGCTGCCGGTGATGACCGGATTGCGGTCGGATCGGCGTGAGGTACTGACGACGACGACGTTCGATGCGCGGCCCGATCATCGCCACGAGCATCCCGAGGGATCGATCTGGCCGATGTATCTCGCCGGGACCATGGGCGTGGTGTTCATCGGATCGATCTTCTCGCCGTATTACGTGCTCGGCGGACTGGGACTGGCGTTGATCGGCTTGTTCATGTGGGCGTGGAACTCGATCGGTGAGCATAAAGGTCCGGACCGCGTGCTGGCGCCTGACGCGCTCGCGGAGCGCGCATGA